The Prochlorococcus sp. MIT 1341 genomic interval AGCACCAACTGTCTACGAGCCAACTGTCCGACTAAAAGTTCTGAATCCTTGGTATAACCGACCACCGATGGTGTAGTTCTACAGCCTTCAGCATTAGCAATGACTTGAGGACGACCTGCCTCTAGAACTCCCAAAACGGAGTTAGTGGTTCCAAGATCAATTCCTACTATCCGCCCCATGGCTGTTTGAACTGAATTCCAACCCTAACTTGTTTAAATATATTCTCAAGTCATTGCCTAGTGTCGTTTTCCAAGCAAAAAGGCTATTAATGGTGACAAGGGTGTAATTAGGAATAACGTCTATGTAGTGACAGGTATCGCTATGCCGGAATCTGTAGCTGAACTCTTCAGTCTTAGGCAAAGACCAACCTCGGAAAGGCTGAGAGACATAAGCTTTAGGAATCTGGCTATTTTTCTTGCTTCGTTGGTAGCAGTTTTACTTACTGGGATATTCATTGTTGTTTTTTGGGGGTCATTAGAATCGATAGGAAAGTACGGAATAGAGTTCCTATATACATCTGAATGGAATCCAGTTAGTGATAAGTATGGTGCCTTCACTGCAATCTATGGCACCCTTGTAACCTCACTGCTTGCATTGTGTATAGCGGTACCATTAAGTATCAGCACTGCGATATTCATTACTGAAGACATAATTCCTCAAAAAATCAGATATCTAATAGGACTAATGGTGGAATTATTAGCTGCAATTCCATCGGTTGTGCTTGGCTTATGGGCAATATTTGTTATGGAGCCATTTATAAGGCCATTACTTATTTATCTAAACATCTACTTTTCTTGGTTACCTTTCTTTAGCACAGAGCCAATGGGTCCAGGAATCGCTCCAGCAATAATAATTCTAGTGATAATGATAATGCCAATTATCACATCTATAGCGAGAGATTCACTAAACCAAGTTCCGAAGAATTTAAGAGAGGGTGCTTATGGTGTTGGCGCAACAAGATGGTCAGCAATAATTAATATAATTCTTCCTGCAGCAATCTCTGGAATTGCCGGAGGGGTTTTACTTGCATTGGGAAGAGCAATGGGTGAGACAATGGCAGTAACAATGATAATCGGAAATTCAAATAACTTTAACTGGTCTCTCTTCTCGCCAGGGAATACTATTGCAGCAATGCTTGCCAATCAATTTGGAGAAGCCGATGGTAGTCAAGTTTCATCTCTAATGTTTGCTGCTCTAATACTTATGATATTGACTCTAATAGTGAATATTTTAGCACAAATGATTGTAAGAAGACTAAGTCTTAAATACTAAAGATGAACATAAAAACATCTACAAACCAAGATCCAATGTCCTTAACTTACAAGCATGGTAATTTAAGAAATATTATAAATAAATCTCTAACGATAACATCTGCCATCTCTGCACTATTAACCATATCTCCATTGATAATTATTTTAATTTATATTATGGTAAAAGGAGGCACACAGATAAGCATTGGGTTATTCACTCAATTACCAGAGCCGCCAGGCGACGACATAACTTCTGGAGGCATTGGGAATGCAATAATTGGAACTTTAATAGTCACATTGATCGGGGCATCTATAGCCGTACCTATAGGCATTGGTGGAGGGATATACCTTGCCGAGTACTCACAGAAAAGCAATTTTTCTAAGTTTATTAGGTTTGGGACAAATATACTTGCTGGTATTCCCTCTATAATTGCGGGTATATGTGTATATGGATCGATCGTATCGAGCAAGATTATCTTAGGGTCAAACTTTAGTGCACTTGCTGGTGGGTTATCTCTTTCAATTTTAATGCTACCAACAATAATTAAAACTACTGAGGAAGGCCTGAAACTTGTTCCTGATGGGCTTAGAAAAGGTGCCTATGCTGTAGGAGCATGTCAATTCACCACAATTACAAGGATAACCTTACCAGCTGCAATCACACCAATTGCAACTGGAATAGTTCTTGCAATTGCTCGAGCAGCTGGCGAAACAGCGCCATTAATTTTCACTGCTTTATTCTCTTTCTACTGGTCCTCCGGACCTTCAACACTTTTAGAGCCAATAGCATCTTTATCGGTTTTAATTTATAACTTTGCTTTGGAGCCTTACCAAGCTCAAAACGAACTTGCATGGGCCGCATCATTTGTACTTGTATTAATGCTTCTGACAATGAATATATTAGCAAGGTTATTAGGAAGATTCACACCAAAATGAACACCCTTAAAATACACCCTAAAACAACACTTTAAATAAAGATGATTCCTACATCAAAGCCAGTGACAAAGACAAAAGAAGAAAATTCTAATACTATTTCGTTAGAGAATGTTACTATAAGTTATGGTTCACTTGAAGCAGTTAAAAACATCTTTTTTCAGATACCAAAAGACAGAGTAACAGCCTTAATTGGGCCTTCAGGTTGTGGTAAATCAACTGTACTTAGATCACTTAACCGTATGAACGATCTAATAGATGGGTGTTCATTAAAAGGCAGAGTTCTCTTCAATGGTACAGATATCTACAAGCCAGGTATTGATCCTGTTGAGGTCAGAAGAAGAATAGGTATGGTTTTCCAACAACCAAATCCATTCCCAAAAAGTATTTTTGAGAATATAGCCTTTGGGGCCAGAATAAATGGCTACAAAGGTGACATGAATGAATTGGTTGAAACCTCACTAAAACAAGCAGCAGTTTGGGATGAATGCAAGGACAAGTTAAATCAAAGTGGATATTCTTTGTCAGGAGGTCAACAACAAAGACTATGCATTGCAAGAACAATCGCAATCCAACCTGAGGTAATACTTATGGATGAGCCATGTTCTGCACTAGATCCTATCTCCACCCTAAAAATCGAAGAAACGATACATGAATTAAAAAAACGATATACCATCGTTATTGTCACTCATAATATGCAACAGGCATTACGAGTAAGCGACAAAACAGCTTTTTTTAATGCAGAGATGCAGAAAGGTGGTTCTGGGAAGGTTGGTTATCTTGTTGAGTTTAACGACACTGAAAAAATATTTAATTCACCTAATCAGAAAACAACAAAAGACTATGTTTCTGGTCATTTTGGATAAATGCATAAGAAACATATGATAGAAAGATAAAAAAGATAAAATTGAAGCCGTTAAATTGGCTTAATTTTTTAGATAAACGGAGAGAGAGGGATTCGAACCCTCGATAGAGTTGCCCCTATACAGCATTTCCAGTGCTGCGCCTTCGACCACTCGGCCATCTCTCCAGGCATGGTGGTATCTTATTAGAACATAGCAGGCTATTGTCAATTTTACTCATCTTTACAATAAAAAATCTTCTCGTTTATAATCTATTCTTTATAGCTGGTTGATAAATATAGATTCCTGAAACTATTCAAAAATATCCTAATATTAATACAAACAAAAGATCAGCTAAAAGCGCTATACTCAATGTAATGAGAAAATTAGCTGCATCTTGATGAATCAATTACTTTGTGAAATAGCTTCAAAAGATGCCAACCTAGATTCAAGTGATTTAAAAGAACTAGGAAAAGTCTCATTAGAGGCATCCAAAATAGGCAGTAAAGTTCTAATGAGTAAATATGGAAAGATTAGAGATGTTAAAAGTAAAGGCTCTGGGGGAAACCTTGTTACAAGTGCTGATCTAGAATCCGAGCAAGCTGTAATTCAATATCTCAGAAAAGAATGTCCTGAAATCTCAATCCTGGCCGAAGAAAGTGGATATATTGGAAATTCTGACTCATTAACATGGTGTATTGATCCACTCGACGGCACAACGAATTATGCACACGGTTATCCATTCTTTTCTACTTCAATTGGATTAGTTTGGAAAAAAGTTCCATTACTTGGAGCCATTTCTGCTCCTGCTCTACGAGAAAACTTTTGGGGTATACCTGGAGTCGGAGCGTTTTGTAATGGGGAGAAAATTTTTGCTTCTAAAACCAACTCACTTCAAGATTCGTTATTAGTTACAGGTTTCGCCTATGACAGAGTAAAGATCAAAGACAATAATTATGCCGAATTCTGTTGGTTAACTCATAGAACGCAAGGCGTACGAAGAGCAGGCGCTGCGAGCGTTGACTTGGCATATGTTGCCTGCGGAAAAATAGACGGCTATTGGGAAAGAGGACTATCAGCATGGGATGTTGCAGCCGGAATACCTATAGCTGAATTGGCAGGTTGCAAAATATGTGACTATAAGGGCGGAGGTTTTGACCTAACAAACGGGAGGGTATTCGCTTGCACCCCTAGCTTAAAGGAACCACTATTAAATGAACTAAAGAAAGTACAACCCCTGCCCGAGGTAACATATGGCACAGCAAAATATAATTAAGCGGATTCCTTATAACCACCATTAACACACGGGATGGCTCTTCAACCAGCAGCTGGAGCTAAGGATCTGATTCCTCAGCAAGTAGAAAAAAATCAAGAAATCACTACTCTCCTTGCTGAGGTTTATCGCCTTTGGGGGTATGAAGAAGTTTCTCCTCCACGAATAGAAAGGCTTGATACCTTGACCGCTGGAGGTGGGATTTCAAGTGAAGAAATAGTCAAACTTGTAGCAGAAGTTCCTTTAGGCCTTAGACCTGAGATGACTGCATCAATAGCCAGAGCGGCATGCACGAGGTTATCAAACAGGCCTAGGCCGCTTAGACTATGGGCTACTGGAACAATCTTTCAAAGTAAAGTAGGAGCAGAGGGTGGATTATGCATTGAGGAGAATCTGCAAAGTGGTGTTGAATTATTTGGTGTCAAACATATTGAAGCTGAATTAGAATTGATTTCACTACTTATTGAATCGTTATCAACACTGAAAATTAACGCGCACCACAAGACCACTCTCTTAATTGGGCATACAGGCCTTATGGAGTTAATTCTTAATCCTTACAGGGGTAAGCTTAAAGAGGAAATAAAAAACTATTTGATTGATTTCGATAGAGTTGGATTGGAACAACTTAATTTGCATTCCGCACATCAAGAAAAATTAATCAAAATCATTCAGACTAGAGGTACCGCAAATAATGTGCTAACTCGACTAAAGGATATCTTTGGTGAAGAACCAATAATTAAAGATTTACTAAGGCTATTTAAACAGATGGAACCAATCTCAAAATTACAAGGTATCGAGTTACAGCTAGATCCAACATTTCAGCCTCATTTTGAATTGTATAATGGACTAGTATTTCAATTAATTTGTCAAGGGAAGTCCTCACCAGTAGTAATAGCAAGGGGAGGAAGATATGATGCGCTTGTTGCTAACTGTGGAGGGAACAAAGAAGAGGCTGCTGGAGTAGGGTTTAGTTTTGCAATAGATGCGATAAGAGAACAAATAACAAGTTCTAAACAAAACCAGGTGAATAATTCAAGAACGTTGATCGCGTATGGTCCAAGAAAAAGTCTAGAAGACGCACTAATTCAACAAAGGGAATTGCATGGAAAAGGTATAACAGCTGTTCTCGAGCTTGAACGTTGTCCTGATCTTGATAGCGCCCAAAAACTCCTCTTATTAAGAGGATGTAAAAATTTAAACTGGTTAAATGGCTAGTTTATAAATTCAAAACTTACAAATGCCTCATACTATTGTTACCGACCAATGTGAAGGAGTTGCAGATTGCGCAACAGCATGTCCGGTTGCCTGCATTAAGCAGGGCGAAACAAAGAACGCTAAAGGTACCAACTATTGGTGGATAGATTTCGAAACCTGTATAGATTGCGGCATATGCTTGAAGGTTTGTCCGGTGGAAGGCGCTGTTATAGAGGAAGAGCGTTCAGAACTTCAAAGAACTCCCAGAGAGTAACGGTGGTACGGAGACCCCAACCATTTGGCCTTTAATAATTTCCCGAAGCAATACTAACCTTACAAAAATCACATCAATGGGTTCATGGAAGAAGGAAAAATCGAAATCCATACTGAAAATATTTTTCCCATAATTAAAAAGGCAGTTTATTCTGATCATGAAATTTTCCTAAGAGAGCTTGTTAGCAATAGCGTTGATGCAATTAGCAAGCGGCGAATGGCGTCTGTTTCCGGTGACTGCAGTGATGCCGACAAAGATCAAATAGCCATAAGCATTGATAGGGAAAGAAAAACTATAACTATTTCAGATAATGGTATTGGAATGACATCCGAAGAAGTAAAAAGATATATAAACCAGGTAGCATTCTCAAGTGCAGAAGAGTTCCTTCAGAAATATTCAAAAAATGAAGATAACATCATAGGACATTTTGGTCTTGGCTTTTATTCGTCTTTTATGGTCGCAAAAAAAGTAGAATTAGTATCATTATCAGCCATAGATAAAAGCAAAGCGGTAAAGTGGTCTTGTGATGGGACGCCAAACTTTACTTTAGAAGAAACTGATAAAGAAGAAATTGGCACAGAAGTTGTCCTTCACATAATGGAAGATGAAACTGAATATCTAGAACCTACAAGAATAAAAACACTAATAAAAAAATATTGTGATTTCATGCCAGTCGAGATTTTATTAGAAGGTGAGATGATCAATAAAATGACTGCTCCTTGGCGGAAAAGCCCAAAAGAAATGAAAGATCAAGATTATATTGACCTATACAGGTATTTATATCCATATCAAGGTGATCCCCTACTTTGGGTACATCTAAAAACAGACTATCCGTATACTTTACAGGGTATTTTATTTTTTCCGAGAACAACAGGCAGAGCTGATTGGGAGTCTGGAGAAATAAATCTTTATTGTAACCAAGTCTTTGTTAGCGACTCCATAAAAGAGGTAGTACCTCGTTACTTACTACCTTTAAGGGGAGTAATTGATTCACCAGATATTCCCCTTAATGTAAGCAGGAGTGCTCTACAGACAGATAGAAGGGTTAGGTCAATTGGAGGTTTTGTTGCTAAGAAAGTTTCGGATAAAATTAAATCAATAAAAGATAGTGAACCAGAGTTTTACGCCGAAGCCTGGGAAACAATAGGTCCATTTATAAAAATAGGGATAATGGAAGATGAAAAATTTGCAGAACAGATTAGTGAATATGTTTTATTCGGAACAACATCTTCCGATAAGGAAGATGTTACACTTATTTCAAAAAATGGTAAGTCATACACAACACTTTCAGGTTACCTAGATCGCATAAAGGAAGGGAACGAAAAGAAAGTTATATACTGCACTGATGAGATTTCACAGAGAAATGCTATAAGTCTTTGGAAAGAACAAGGAATTGAAGTTTTAAAAGCAGAGACAGTAATTGATGCTCAATATATTCCTTGGCTAGAGACAAAAAATAATGACGTCAAGTTCGAAAGAGTTGACTCTGGTTTATCAGGAGAACTAACCGAAGACAAATCCGAACTGGCCGATAAAGATGGAGAAACTGAATCTGAAAAGATTAAGACACTCGTAAAAGATGCTTTGAGCGATGAAAAAATCACTGTTCAAGTCCAGGCCCTTAGAGGAGAAGAAGCACCACCAGCAATGATTCTCCTACCAGAACAAATGAGAAGAATAAATGACATGGGAGCCCTTATTGAACAACGCCTTCCTGGATTGCCTGAACATCACGTGCTGTTGATCAATCAAAATCATTCTCTAGTAAAAGGCTTAATGAAGCTACATTCTGGAGGGGTTCTTGTCGGAACAGGAGAATCGTCCCCTACGACTTCTATTTCCAGGGATATTGCTATCCATTTATACGATATGGCCAAATTAAGTGTCGGAGGGCTTGAGCCAGAGGAACTAGCAGGATTCCAAAACAGATCAGCCCAGCTTATGGGGCAATTGGTTGATAAGGCACAATAACCATGATGTACTACTCTGGTAAGAGATACCTGAAGGAATTTGAATATGTCTAGGGTTTGCCAACTAACAGGAACACGCGCTAACAATGGTATGGCAGTGAGCCATTCTCATATCAGAACAAAGAAACTTCAACAAGCAAATCTTCAACAGAGACGACTTTGGTGGGCAGAAGGTAATAAGTGGGTAAAGCTAAGAGTAACTACAAGAGCCCTAAAAACCATCCAGAAAAAAGGCCTGGGCCCTTATGCCAAAACTTTAGGAATTGACCTAAGTAAATTCTAGTCAAAGCCCTTCACAAAACATTTTTATTAATTTCTTTAATAAAATCAACGCAAAGCATTTAGTTTCTACAAGATCTTCGCAATATTAAAATTCTAATTTTAATATGTTAATTTTAACTGAGCAAAACAATATTACATGCATTATCATCAACTAAAATGTTAATGTTATTATATCCGGATTAACAAAAGAGCCTTATATATGAATACTCTTGGTAAAAGTAATTTTGTTCTGTTATATCATCGAACACCTTTCGAAGAAGGGAAAGATGCTAATGGTAAAAGGGTCTGGTTAGATCAAAAGAGCCCAAATGGAATCATTCCAACCCTAAGAAATTTATTCAGAAATAGAGATGATGGTACATGGATAGCCTGGAGAGAAGTTTTGTCTACTGAGCTAGAAGAGGATGAACGTTTAGAGATGAAATCACCCTCAAATTTCATTTTGAGAAGAATACCACTAGCAAAAAATGAAGTATCAAGTTTTTATCATGTAACTTCAAAGGAATGTTTCTGGCCCATACTACATACCTTTCCAACCTATTTTGACGTAAATAACGCTGACTGGAAAATATTTGAAGAGGTAAATCAGAGGTTTGCAAATGCTGCTTGTTTAGAAGCATCTAAGGGGGCAAAGGTATGGATTCATGACTACAACTTATGGCTTGCACCGGGTCTAATTAGATCAATGAGACCAGACCTTAATATCGCATTTTTTCACCATACTCCATTTCCTGGAAACGACGTCTTTGCAATCCTTCCATGGAGAAGACAAATAATTGAGAGTTTACTTTCTTGTGACATGGTTGGGTTTCATATCCCAAGGTATGCTGAGAATTTCGCAAGAGCAGCAAACTGTCTGGTAGGAGCAAAGCGTGGTCCCAAAGTAGCTGTAAATGAAAAATTCATTGCCGTAGGTAGTGCTCTTACTGAACCATCGGTAACACCATGGCTAGAACATGCAGGAAGAAGAATTCAATTGTTATCATCTCCGGTAGGAACATCTCCTGATGTAATCGAAGATATTATTAAAGGCAAAGAGCTTAAAGTTCATACAGACAAGATAAAGCAAGGGACAAAAAAGCGTCGTAAGTTAATACTTTCTGCCAGTAGGGTTGATTATACGAAAGGAAATGAAGAACTTTTACTTGCCTATGAAAGACTTCTAACAAGGCGACAAGATTTGCATGGGAAAGTGGTTCTGATGTTGGCATGCGTTTCAGCAGCAAGTGGCATGAAAATCTATGAGGAAACTCAAAGATCAATCGAAGAAATGGCTGGCAGAATAAATGGTAAGTTTAGTTTGATCGATTGGGTTCCAATCCGACTTTCAACTCTCAGAATTCCATATGAGGAAATGGTTGCATGGTTCACTCAAGCTGATATCTGCTGGATAACACCATTAAGAGATGGGCTAAATCTTGTAGCAAAAGAATATGCTGCTGCTCGCAAAGGTCAAGACGGGGTATTAGTTCTTTCAGAATTCACTGGCGCATCAGTTCTTTTAAACGGTGCAGTTCTAACAAACCCCTATTCACATAGAAGAATGGATGAAGCTATTGAAGAAGCTATTAATATGAAAGACAATGAGCAGCGGGAAAGAATGGAGACCATGGTGAAGGCAGTCTATTCATACACAGTAAATGACTGGGCAAAAGAACAGTTGGAATCAATAGGCGGAGACACAAATTAAAGAGATAAATGACAAAAAAAAGCAGCATATGGAGATTAATTAGCTCGATTTTGATATTGCCATTTACATATTCCTGTTCAGACACTAAAGAATTAAACAAAACATACTTGAATGTGCTTATGCCAGCACCATTTGAAGACTCTACAAGAGAGCTTATCAAACAGTTTAATACTATTAATAAGGATTCTATAAAGGTAGTTGTTACAAGGGGGCCTAGAGAGACTGAATCTGTTTCAGACTTGGCAATTAGCAGTTTATTACTTGAAAAAAGTCCATATGATGCTCTTTTAATAGATGTGACATGGTTACCTAAGTATGCAGAAGCAGGTTGGCTAGAAAACCTAGCACCATGGTTTGATAAAACTCAATTTGATAAACTCGAAAAGGGAGCGGAGCAAGGCAATATTTATAAAGGTAATTTGTATAGATGGCCATTTGTTGCAGATATTGGCTTGTTATATTGGAGAAAAGATTTAATGAGCAAACCACCTAAAACTCCACTTGACTTAACTAACATTAGTAAGAGACTTAAAGTGAATAAACAAATAAAGTATGGATACGTATGGCAAGGTAGGCAATACGAAGGACTAAGTTGCGTCTTTTTAGAAATTGCAAAAGGTTTTGGTGGTGATTGGATATCCAAGGAGGGTGTTGTAGCTCTAAATAATAAAAACACAATATCATCAATAAAATGGTTAAAAAGCCTTCTTAAGGAGGGTTTATCCCCTAAGGCAGTAACAAACTTCTCCGAACCCGAAGCCCTTCAAGTTTTCAAGAATGGTGACGCGGCATTTATGCGTAACTGGCCATATGCATGGAAGGAATTACAAAAAGACACAAGCAAGGTTAAAGGAAAGGTAGGTATAACAACTATGGTTTCATTAAATAATTATCAACCATCTCCAACATTGGGAAGTTGGGGATTCTCAATTATCTCATCGAGTCCAAATAAGGACAAAGCAGCACAACTTATCAAATTCTTATCATCAAATTCTTCACAGAAATATTTATTTTTAAACTATGGTTATACTCCTACTACTAAAGAAGTTTTTGAAGACAAACAACTTCTTGCAATTAAGCCAATACTAGTCAAATTAAGACAAGCTTTACGAAATAGTAAACCTAGGCCAATGACCCCTGTTTATGCGCAGATAAGTGATGTCTTACAAAGGCATCTTAGTTCTATAATAACTGAAGAGGTAGATATTGAATCAGAGATGAGTGAAGCAACAAAAAGTACAGAAAGGATACTCTCATCTGCAGGAATTAGAATAGAATGATATTCCTAGTCTTGCCAGCTTTTATATTAATATTTCTAGTATATTGGTTGCCAATAATACGCTATAGCTGGATGAGTATGCATTCAGCCTCAGTCGTAACTTCTTTAATACCTGTTAGCAATAATGGAGCCAATTGGGTACGTCTCATAAATGACCAACGGTTTTGGCAAGATGCTATACAAACAACAAGATTTGCATTTATATCAGTCACTATTGAAGTACTACTTGCACTGGCCATTGCGCTATTGATTAATCAAGAATGGAAAGGTAGGGGAGTTGTAAGATCATTAACTATTTTACCTTGGGCACTTCCTACAACAGTAATGGCACTTGGCTGGAGGTGGATTTTCAATACACCTTATGGGCCAATTGATCAAATAACAGGACTTTTATCACTTGGGGAATCTAACATTCTTTCAAACCCATCGTTTTCTTGGATTTCTACAGTAATTGCAGACTGTTGGAAAACAACACCATTTGTTGCTTTGATAATTTTAGCAGGTTTGCAAACTATACCAAAAGATCTCTACGAGGCTTTTTACATAGAAGGTGGGAAACCAATTAACGCTTTGTTCAACATTACTATACCTTTATTAAAACCATATATTCTAATAAGCATTATTTTTCGAATGGCACAAGCATATGGTGTATTTGAGTTGATTCAAGTAATGACGGGAGGTGGCCCAGCCGGAACTACAGAAAGTTTAGCATTATATGCATATCTCAATGCCATGCGTTTCTTAGATTTTGGTTATAGCTCTACAATTATGCTTGCAAGCTTTTTACTTCTAATAATCTCATGTTTATTATCTTGGCTATTACTTAGAAATATAAATATTTTACTAAGGTATAATTCATGAAAAGACCCAAAAATATATTTATCTTTATGCTGTTGACATGGACCTTATTACCTCTTCTATGGCAATTTTACACTTCATTCTGTACACCAGAAATTTTAGTAGCACCATTCTCGACTAACATCCATAGGTGGACTCTAGAGAATTATAAGCAAATACTAACCAATGACATCCCATTCACAAAGTACATCTTCAATAGTACTATTCTTGGCATATTAACTACACTTTTAACAATCTCAATAGCAATACCAGCCTCGTATTCATTAAGTAGATTACCTAAAAGGATAGGTAGTCTATCAAAGTTATTCGTATTAATTGCGGCTCTATTTCCGTATGTTCTGCTATTCCTTGCGTTACTCGAATTTGCAAGAGGCATGAATATAGGAAATAATCTTTACCTACTTAGTCTTCCATACAGCGCATTGTCTATGCCTTTGGCAATTTTACTTTTATCCTCAGCATTTAAAGATATTCCAAAGGAACTAGAAGAAGCATCAGTTATAGAAGGTTTATCTCGATTTCAAATAATAAAATATGTTTTATTACCTCTTATAAAACCTGCCTTATCGAGCACATCAATTCTTGTCTTTATATTTTCATGGAATGAATACCCAATAGCATTAACTTGGCTTAGTAACCAAGATTCAATAACTCTTCCGGTAGCAATAGCCAGATTAGCCGGCTCATCTCTATACTCTGTTCCCTATGGTGCCTTTGCAGCAGCAACTGTACTTGGTTCAATTCCATTATTAATTATAGTAATGATT includes:
- the ggpS gene encoding glucosylglycerol-phosphate synthase — translated: MNTLGKSNFVLLYHRTPFEEGKDANGKRVWLDQKSPNGIIPTLRNLFRNRDDGTWIAWREVLSTELEEDERLEMKSPSNFILRRIPLAKNEVSSFYHVTSKECFWPILHTFPTYFDVNNADWKIFEEVNQRFANAACLEASKGAKVWIHDYNLWLAPGLIRSMRPDLNIAFFHHTPFPGNDVFAILPWRRQIIESLLSCDMVGFHIPRYAENFARAANCLVGAKRGPKVAVNEKFIAVGSALTEPSVTPWLEHAGRRIQLLSSPVGTSPDVIEDIIKGKELKVHTDKIKQGTKKRRKLILSASRVDYTKGNEELLLAYERLLTRRQDLHGKVVLMLACVSAASGMKIYEETQRSIEEMAGRINGKFSLIDWVPIRLSTLRIPYEEMVAWFTQADICWITPLRDGLNLVAKEYAAARKGQDGVLVLSEFTGASVLLNGAVLTNPYSHRRMDEAIEEAINMKDNEQRERMETMVKAVYSYTVNDWAKEQLESIGGDTN
- a CDS encoding ABC transporter substrate-binding protein, with the translated sequence MTKKSSIWRLISSILILPFTYSCSDTKELNKTYLNVLMPAPFEDSTRELIKQFNTINKDSIKVVVTRGPRETESVSDLAISSLLLEKSPYDALLIDVTWLPKYAEAGWLENLAPWFDKTQFDKLEKGAEQGNIYKGNLYRWPFVADIGLLYWRKDLMSKPPKTPLDLTNISKRLKVNKQIKYGYVWQGRQYEGLSCVFLEIAKGFGGDWISKEGVVALNNKNTISSIKWLKSLLKEGLSPKAVTNFSEPEALQVFKNGDAAFMRNWPYAWKELQKDTSKVKGKVGITTMVSLNNYQPSPTLGSWGFSIISSSPNKDKAAQLIKFLSSNSSQKYLFLNYGYTPTTKEVFEDKQLLAIKPILVKLRQALRNSKPRPMTPVYAQISDVLQRHLSSIITEEVDIESEMSEATKSTERILSSAGIRIE
- a CDS encoding sugar ABC transporter permease, which translates into the protein MIFLVLPAFILIFLVYWLPIIRYSWMSMHSASVVTSLIPVSNNGANWVRLINDQRFWQDAIQTTRFAFISVTIEVLLALAIALLINQEWKGRGVVRSLTILPWALPTTVMALGWRWIFNTPYGPIDQITGLLSLGESNILSNPSFSWISTVIADCWKTTPFVALIILAGLQTIPKDLYEAFYIEGGKPINALFNITIPLLKPYILISIIFRMAQAYGVFELIQVMTGGGPAGTTESLALYAYLNAMRFLDFGYSSTIMLASFLLLIISCLLSWLLLRNINILLRYNS
- a CDS encoding carbohydrate ABC transporter permease, giving the protein MGSLSKLFVLIAALFPYVLLFLALLEFARGMNIGNNLYLLSLPYSALSMPLAILLLSSAFKDIPKELEEASVIEGLSRFQIIKYVLLPLIKPALSSTSILVFIFSWNEYPIALTWLSNQDSITLPVAIARLAGSSLYSVPYGAFAAATVLGSIPLLIIVMIFQSQIVNGLTQGAVKG